One genomic region from Rosa rugosa chromosome 1, drRosRugo1.1, whole genome shotgun sequence encodes:
- the LOC133725888 gene encoding uncharacterized protein LOC133725888, with translation MNPILWHKVAAVSGMAALGLGAYGAHGFKPQNPAYKEVWQTASLYHLVHTAALLAAPLTKNPNIFGGLLTTGILAFSGTCYTVALLEDRKYNRLAPFGGVAFIAAWASLLF, from the exons ATGAATCCTATATTATGGCACAAAGTAGCTGCAGTCTCTG GAATGGCAGCTCTTGGGTTGGGCGCATACGGTGCCCATGGCTTTAAACCCCAAAACCCAGCTTACAAAGAG GTTTGGCAAACGGCTTCTCTGTACCATTTGGTTCACACAGCAGCTCTGCTTGCTGCCCCTCTCACAAAAAACCCCAATATT TTTGGAGGCCTTTTAACTACCGGTATACTCGCATTCTCGGGGAC gtGTTATACTGTGGCATTACTCGAAGATAGGAAGTACAATAGATTGGCTCCTTTTGGTGGCGTTGCTTTCATCGCTGCTTGGGCTAGCTTACTATTCTAA
- the LOC133725889 gene encoding zinc finger CCCH domain-containing protein 18 isoform X2, with amino-acid sequence MDFSESTKVVYNRIQKLEPENVSKIIGYLLLQDNGERDMIRLAFSPDNLIQSLINKAKTELCKHAVSSPISPSQVNQVAVSDLPLQFTPYSPSLTRPISCPTTLGAANPFSREAQVPGDQQPLQAVDFIPPGYSDSAAEDYCLQSQQMQFLPDFSSNFCYHEPALGVRSRRSPSLPEFPLKVCHYFSKGFCKHGNNCRYFHGHPMPESFSQFFCPNSNVLQSDDHVVSPGSLEKLEYEIIELLKSRRGFPISIASLPMMYYEKYGRTLQAEGYLTESQRHGKAGYSLTKLLARLKNSIRLIDRPHGQHSVILAEDIPKYLEYTGEKTEPGGIIAGSRQIYLTFPAESNFTEQDVSNYFNKYGPVQDVRIPCQQKRMFGFVTFLYADTVRHILSKGNPHFVCGARVLVKPYREKSRLVDRKFSDKMQHSPCYNSHYIDADAELHSMPRVCDSSRLLRKQFIEEHEQAFECERRRRSEMHLAAKPLSHHHLYYGYSMDEFNHPEVIQWM; translated from the exons ATGGATTTTTCAGAGTCCACAAAAGTAGTGTACAATAGGATCCAGAAGCTAGAGCCTGAAAATGTCTCTAAGATAATTGGCTATCTTCTGTTGCAAGACAATGGGGAGCGTGACATGATCCGGCTGGCTTTCAGCCCCGATAATTTGATCCAGTCTTTGATTAATAAGGCGAAAACCGAGCTATGCAAACATGCAGTGTCGTCTCCAATCTCACCTTCTCAGGTGAACCAAGTGGCTGTCTCGGACCTGCCTTTGCAATTCACTCCCTACTCTCCGAGTTTAACAAGACCGATTTCATGTCCCACAACTCTTGGAGCAGCAAATCCATTTAGTAGGGAGGCCCAAGTGCCTGGTGATCAGCAACCACTGCAAGCTGTAGACTTTATTCCACCAGGGTACTCAGATTCAGCTGCTGAAGATTATTGCCTCCAGAGTCAACAAATGCAGTTTCTGCCAGACTTTTCAAGCAATTTCTGCTATCATGAACCTGCATTGGGCGTGAGGAGTCGAAGGTCTCCGAGCTTGCCTGAGTTTCCTCTTAAGGTTTGCCATTACTTCAGTAAGGGCTTTTGCAAGCATGGAAACAACTGCAGATACTTCCATGGCCACCCCATGCCAGAGAGCTTTTCACAGTTTTTCTGCCCAAATTCAAATGTGCTTCAAAGCGATGACCATGTCGTCTCTCCTGGCTCCCTTGAGAAGCTAGAGTATGAAATAATTGAGCTTCTGAAATCTCGAAGAGGGTTCCCAATATCTATTGCCTCTTTGCCAATGATGTATTATGAGAAATATGGGAGGACTCTTCAGGCCGAGGGGTACCTCACTGAGAGCCAGAGACATGGTAAGGCTGGCTATAGCCTCACAAAGCTTCTTGCTAGATTGAAAAACAGCATTCGTCTCATTGATCG GCCTCATGGACAGCACTCGGTTATATTGGCTGAAGATATTCCAAAATACTTGGAGTATACTGGCGAGAAAACTGAACCTGGTGGAATTATCGCTGGTTCTCGACAGATTTATCTCACTTTTCCAGCTGAGAGTAATTTCACTGAGCAAGATGTTTCTAACTATTTCAA CAAATATGGACCAGTTCAAGATGTGCGCATCCCATGCCAGCAGAAGAGGATGTTTGGGTTTGTCACCTTTCTTTATGCAGACACGGTGAGACATATTTTGTCAAAAGGGAATCCTCATTTTGTATGCGGGGCTCGAGTTCTGGTGAAACCTTACAGGGAAAAGTCTAGGCTTGTTGACAG GAAGTTTTCAGACAAGATGCAGCATTCTCCATGCTACAATTCACATTACATTGATGCGGATGCAGAGCTTCACTCAA TGCCAAGAGTTTGTGACAGTTCAAGATTGCTAAGAAAGCAATTCATAGAAGAGCATGAGCAGGCATTTGAGTGTGAGAGAAGACGTCGCTCAGAAATGCACTTAGCAGCCAAGCCCTTGTCCCATCATCATCTCTATTATGGCTACTCCATGGATGAATTCAATCATCCAGAAG TTATTCAATGGATGTAG
- the LOC133725891 gene encoding uncharacterized protein LOC133725891 yields the protein MVREMSREQPPEPLDFFIWTVEDVGLWLEEINLGSYRQTFKENGVNGEYLEGMSMFTTEQILRFIRRCHMKWGDFITLCKELRRIKVACLKGEQKVRRPWWAPSCLSIVFVKVAKRNRQSRVVSLKLEP from the exons ATGGTTAGGGAGATGAGCAGAGAGCAGCCACCGGAGCctcttgatttctttatttGGACTGTTGAG GATGTTGGTTTATGGTTAGAAGAGATAAATCTGGGCAGTTACCGGCAAACTTTCAAGGAAAATGGTGTCAATGGAGAGTACCTAGAAGGCATGTCTATGTTCACTACTGAGCAGATTCTTCGCTTTATAAGACGATGCCACATGAAATGGGGAGATTTTATCACACTGTGTAAGGAGCTAAGGCGAATTAAAG TCGCTTGCCTGAAAGGAGAGCAAAAAGTCCGCAGGCCATGGTGGGCTCCGTCTTGCCTCTCAATAGTATTTGTCAAGGTGGCAAAGCGTAACAGACAATCACGCGTTGTTTCCTTGAAGCTGGAACCATAA
- the LOC133725887 gene encoding uncharacterized protein LOC133725887 — MEVNKEEALKAKEIAEKRFADKDYINAMNYAVKAKSLNPELEGIAQMVATFEVYAATEYRFCGEIDHYSILGLKPTSSKDAVKKQYKKMAVLLHPDKNKCVGADGAFKLVSEAWTLLSDTTKRGFYDLQRNKHLATAVNQPNYSTVHAGGVMTSHGRLDTFWTVCTSCKVQYEYLRKYVNKRLSCKNCRGVFIAVESGAAPANGSFPYTPWPYPNNGHSNHGVTYVPNNGTLFPANGAPGFHTGHAYDYISNVSFQWSSYSGTSAGVVSPHGSSSAVTSDVVYQANGKVKKAGAKPKLRVNGKRSIKNAVVNVDLNVSASYDEHPKIKRNGPEKKRKLLVGATFRVGDHDRVSKSASEAILANGNGSIGHDQKVPSSADVPTRRCSTAPAFDARKMLIEKARTEISKKLEEMKLATEAAAAAAAVKNTKKHVEVVVTAASLKKTKRHAEVEVAAASLKKTKRRVGVGQSGGAPGHQLETKKSEPHFHRDPEPQNMPVPDSDFHNFDEDRSEECFKPKQIWALYDEDGMPRLYCLVREVVSVKPFKLLITYLSSKTDSEFGPVNWLDSGFTKSCGNFRARHLDVVEHVNIFSHILSRTKAARGGIVQIYPKSGDIWALYRNWSKDWDSSTPDEVRHQYQMVEVLDDYSEEIGVCVSPLLKLAGFRSVYQTDTDRSAILWIPRREMLRFSHQVPAWLLNGEGTNLPGKCWDLDPAATPEGLLNAATPDEQLHAAAPDELPHAATRDELLHAAATPDEMIHAAMEAEA, encoded by the coding sequence ATGGAAGTTAACAAAGAGGAGGCCCTTAAGGCGAAAGAGATCGCTGAGAAGCGATTTGCTGACAAGGACTATATAAATGCTATGAATTATGCAGTGAAGGCAAAATCACTCAATCCGGAACTGGAGGGCATAGCTCAAATGGTTGCCACATTTGAAGTTTATGCCGCTACCGAGTACAGATTCTGTGGTGAAATAGATCATTATTCGATTCTTGGGTTGAAGCCCACCTCAAGTAAAGATGCAGTGAAGAAGCAGTATAAGAAGATGGCTGTGTTGCTCCACCCTGATAAGAACAAATGTGTGGGAGCTGATGGCGCTTTCAAACTTGTCTCCGAAGCATGGACCTTGTTGTCTGACACTACCAAGAGAGGCTTTTATGATCTTCAGAGAAACAAGCACTTGGCAACTGCAGTTAATCAACCAAATTACTCTACAGTTCATGCTGGTGGGGTTATGACATCTCATGGTAGACTTGACACTTTCTGGACCGTTTGCACTTCTTGCAAGGTTCAGTATGAGTATCTCCGGAAATATGTCAACAAAAGACTTTCGTGTAAGAACTGTCGAGGTGTTTTCATTGCTGTGGAATCTGGGGCAGCCCCAGCAAATGGCTCCTTCCCCTATACTCCTTGGCCATATCCTAATAATGGGCATTCAAATCATGGGGTTACCTATGTTCCAAACAACGGTACCTTGTTCCCAGCAAATGGTGCCCCTGGATTTCATACTGGACATGCATATGACTATATTTCAAATGTGTCATTTCAGTGGAGCTCATATTCTGGAACTTCTGCTGGAGTTGTCAGCCCTCACGGGTCCTCATCAGCTGTAACCTCTGATGTTGTTTATCAGGCAAATGGAAAGGTTAAGAAAGCTGGAGCAAAACCCAAATTGAGAGTGAATGGAAAACGTTCCATAAAAAATGCTGTGGTTAATGTGGATTTGAATGTGTCTGCTAGCTATGATGAACATCCCAAAATCAAGCGTAATGGACCTGAGAAAAAAAGGAAACTTCTTGTTGGAGCAACTTTTAGAGTCGGGGATCACGACAGAGTATCAAAATCTGCTTCAGAAGCAATCCTAGCAAATGGAAATGGCAGCATTGGGCATGATCAGAAAGTTCCTAGTTCAGCAGACGTTCCCACCAGACGATGCTCCACGGCACCAGCCTTTGATGCTAGGaagatgttgatcgagaaggcGAGAACGGAAATCTCGAAGAAATTAGAAGAGATGAAGTTGGCTACagaagctgctgctgctgctgctgcagtaAAGAACACAAAAAAGCATGTTGAAGTTGTAGTCACTGCTGCTTcactaaagaaaacaaaaaggcATGCTGAAGTTGAAGTGGCTGCTGCTTcactaaagaaaacaaaaagacgTGTTGGAGTGGGTCAATCTGGAGGAGCTCCAGGGCATCAATTAGAGACAAAGAAAAGTGAGCCACACTTCCATAGAGACCCTGAGCCCCAAAACATGCCAGTCCCTGACTctgacttccacaattttgacGAAGATAGGTCAGAGGAATGTTTTAAGCCAAAGCAAATATGGGCTTTATATGATGAAGATGGCATGCCTCGGTTGTACTGTCTGGTACGTGAAGTGGTCTCAGTCAAACCATTTAAGTTGCTCATTACTTACTTGAGCTCTAAAACTGATAGTGAATTCGGGCCCGTGAACTGGCTGGATAGCGGGTTCACCAAGTCCTGTGGAAATTTCAGAGCTCGACACCTTGATGTCGTTGAGCATGTTAACATATTCTCTCATATTTTGAGCCGCACGAAAGCAGCTAGAGGAGGTATTGTTCAGATATACCCAAAAAGTGGGGATATCTGGGCTCTGTATCGGAATTGGTCAAAAGATTGGGATAGTTCAACTCCAGATGAAGTGAGGCACCAATATCAAATGGTGGAGGTTCTTGATGATTACTCGGAAGAGATTGGTGTTTGCGTCTCTCCCCTTTTGAAGCTGGCTGGATTTAGGTCAGTGTACCAGACTGATACGGATAGAAGCGCCATTCTATGGATTCCAAGAAGAGAGATGTTACGCTTTTCTCACCAGGTGCCCGCATGGTTACTCAACGGAGAAGGGACTAACCTACCTGGTAAGTGTTGGGATCTGGATCCTGCTGCAACTCCAGAAGGACTGCTTAATGCTGCAACTCCAGATGAGCAGCTTCATGCTGCAGCGCCAGACGAGCTACCTCATGCTGCAACAAGAGACGAGCTGCTTCATGCTGCTGCAACTCCAGATGAGATGATTCATGCTGCTATGGAAGCTGAGGCTTAA
- the LOC133743697 gene encoding F-box protein SNE codes for MQQNSPEENERLHQFCINDHIDIVVEVLKRLDGPSLGVSACVCRLWCSVARNDSLWEHLCFRHVSSPPPSSVRPVVVALGGYKRLYMVCVRPVLSRLSDSALVRRVWTRDEVQLSLSLFCVDYYERRLGGGDASASSLMFLCNPVNV; via the coding sequence ATGCAGCAAAACTCACCGGAAGAGAACGAGAGACTCCACCAGTTCTGCATCAACGACCACATTGACATCGTCGTAGAGGTCCTCAAACGCCTCGACGGGCCCTCCCTCGGCGTCTCCGCTTGCGTCTGCCGCCTCTGGTGCTCCGTGGCCCGCAACGACTCGCTCTGGGAACACCTCTGCTTCCGCCACGTGTCGTCCCCGCCGCCCTCCTCCGTTCGGCCCGTCGTGGTGGCCCTGGGAGGCTACAAGCGTCTCTACATGGTGTGCGTGCGGCCAGTGCTGAGTCGACTCAGCGACTCGGCCCTGGTCAGAAGGGTGTGGACTAGGGACGAGGTGCAGCTCTCGCTCTCGTTGTTCTGTGTTGACTACTACGAGAGGAGACTCGGCGGCGGCGATGCGTCGGCTTCGTCGCTCATGTTCCTCTGCAACCCGGTGAACGTCTGa
- the LOC133725890 gene encoding vacuolar protein-sorting-associated protein 11 homolog has protein sequence MFLTRASARSRDWGFRVDGQALQLFAVTPSSVSLFILQNQPSRGQTLDQIGGNVNSVAMSDRGELIIGRPEAVYFYEVDGRGPCWAFEGEKKFLGWFRGYLLCIIEDQRSGNHTFNIYDLKNHLIAHSLVVKEVSHMLCEWGSIILIMADKSALCIGEKDMESKLDMLFKKNLYTVAINLVQSQQADAAATAEVLRKYGDHLYSKQDYDEAMAQYIHTIGHLEPSYVIQKFLDAQRIYNLTNYLEKLHEKGLASKDHTTLLLNCYTKLKDVDKLNVFIKSEDGLGEHRFDVETAIRVCRATNYHEHAMYVAKKAGKHEWYLKILLEDLGRYEEALQYISSLEPSQAGVTVKEYGKILIEHKPEETIEILMKLCTEDGESAKRGRTNGAYLTMLPSPVDFLNIFIHHLQSLMVFLEKYTNKVKDSPAQVEIHNTLLELYLSNDLNFPLMSQASNGGDISVRAIRPGAATMSKAESNGKFVADGKDLTQEMDRMERQEKGLRLLKSAWPSELEHPLYDVDLAIILCEMNEFKEGLLYIYEKMKLYKEVISCYMQAHDHEGLIACCKRLGDSGKGGDPTLWADLLKYFGELGEDCSKEVKEVLTYIERDDILPPIIVLQTLSRNPCLTLSVIKEYIARKLEQESKLIEEDRRAIEKYQEATLTMRKEIQDLRTNARIFQLSKCTACTFTLDLPAVHFMCIHSFHQRCLGDNEKECPVCAPEYRSVLEMKTSLEQNSKDQDRFFQQVKNSKDGFSVIAEYFGKGVISKTSNGPTGASS, from the exons ATGTTTCTGACAAGAGCCAGTGCTCGATCACGGGATTGGGGGTTCAGAGTGGATGGTCAGGCCCTTCAGTTGTTTGCTGTGACACCGTCTTCTGTGAGCTTGTTCATCTTGCAGAACCAACCGTCAAGGGGGCAAACCCTGGATCAGATTGGAGGCAATGTTAACAGTGTGGCCATGAGTGATCGCGGG GAGTTGATAATTGGTCGACCTGAGGCTGTGTATTTTTATGAAGTCGATGGGCGTGGTCCTTGTTGGGCTTttgaaggagaaaagaaatttttagGCTGGTTTCGTGGATATCTTCTGTGTATTATAGAAGATCAGAGAAGTGGTAACCACACTTTCAACATATATGACCTGAAGAACCATTTAATTGCCCACAGCCTTGTGGTAAAAGAGGTTTCTCACATGCTCTGCGAATGGGGTAGCATAATACTTATAATGGCTGACAAGTCCGCTTTGTGCATTGGGGAGAAGGATATGGAGAGCAAGTTAGATATGCTTTTTAAGAAGAATCTATATACGGTTGCCATCAACCTTGTCCAGAGTCAGCAAGCTGATGCTGCCGCAACTGCTGAAGTGCTAAGAAAGTATGGTGATCATCTTTATAGCAAGCAAGATTATGATGAGGCAATGGCCCAGTATATCCATACCATTGGTCACCTTGAGCCATCTTATGTTATACAAAAGTTTCTAGATGCGCAACGAATCTACAATCTTACAAATTACTTGGAGAAATTACATGAGAAGGGGCTTGCTTCTAAAGATCATACCACTCTTCTATTGAACTGCTACACCAAATTGAAAGATGTTGACAAGCTAAATGTGTTCATTAAAAGTGAGGATGGTCTTGGGGAACATAGGTTTGATGTGGAGACGGCAATACGGGTCTGCCGTGCTACCAACTACCATGAGCATGCAATGTATGTCGCTAAGAAGGCAGGGAAGCATGAGTGGTACTTGAAGATCTTACTTGAAGACCTTGGTAGATATGAGGAAGCCTTGCAATATATTTCAAGCCTTGAGCCAAGCCAAGCTGGAGTAACAGTCAAAGAGTACGGTAAGATTCTGATAGAGCACAAGCCCGAGGAGACAATTGAGATACTGATGAAGCTGTGCACTGAGGATGGAGAATCAGCCAAGAGAGGACGCACTAATGGTGCATACTTAACTATGTTACCATCTCCTGTTGATTTCCTGAACATCTTCATCCATCATCTTCAGTCACTTATGGTTTTCCTTGAAAAGTATACCAACAAGGTCAAAGACTCTCCTGCTCAAGTAGAAATCCATAACACACTCTTGGAGTTGTATTTGTCAAATGACTTGAACTTCCCGTTGATGTCGCAAGCTAGCAATGGTGGAGATATAAGTGTTAGGGCTATTAGACCGGGAGCAGCCACAATGTCAAAAGCTGAGTCGAATGGGAAATTTGTTGCTGATGGCAAAGACTTAACTCAGGAAATGGACCGTATGGAAAGGCAAGAGAAAGGGCTAAGACTGCTAAAGAGTGCATGGCCGTCTGAGCTGGAACATCCGCTTTATGATGTTGATCTTGCCATAATCCTCTGCGAAATGAATGAATTTAAGGAAGGGCTTCtctatatatatgagaaaatgAAACTCTATAAAGAGGTCATTTCTTGCTACATGCAAGCCCATGACCATGAAGGTTTGATTGCATGCTGCAAACGATTAGGGGATTCAGGTAAGGGTGGGGACCCAACTCTTTGGGCAGATCTGCTGAAATATTTTGGTGAACTTGGAGAAGATTGTTCCAAAGAAGTGAAGGAAGTTTTGACGTATATAGAAAGAGATGATATCTTGCCTCCTATTATTGTTCTTCAAACACTGTCCAGAAATCCATGCCTCACACTCTCTGTCATTAAGGAGTACATTGCTCGAAAGCTTGAACAAGAATCAAAACTGATTGAAGAGGACCGTCGAGCTATTGAGAAGTATCAG GAAGCAACATTGACAATGAGAAAAGAAATTCAGGATCTTAGGACAAATGCAAGGATCTTTCAGCTCAGCAAGTGCACTGCATGTACTTTCACTCTTGATCTCCCTGCTGTACATTTTATGTGTATCCACTCATTCCATCAGCGTTGCCTCGGTGATAATGAGAAAGAATGCCCTGTATGTGCTCCTGAATACAGATCTGTTCtagaaatgaaaacaagtttAGAGCAAAACTCCAAAGATCAGGATCGGTTCTTCCAGCAAGTTAAAAATTCAAAGGATGGTTTTTCTGTAATCGCTGAGTATTTCGGGAAGGGGGTCATTAGCAAAACCAGTAATGGACCCACAGGTGCTTCTTCTTGA
- the LOC133725889 gene encoding zinc finger CCCH domain-containing protein 18 isoform X1, which translates to MDFSESTKVVYNRIQKLEPENVSKIIGYLLLQDNGERDMIRLAFSPDNLIQSLINKAKTELCKHAVSSPISPSQVNQVAVSDLPLQFTPYSPSLTRPISCPTTLGAANPFSREAQVPGDQQPLQAVDFIPPGYSDSAAEDYCLQSQQMQFLPDFSSNFCYHEPALGVRSRRSPSLPEFPLKVCHYFSKGFCKHGNNCRYFHGHPMPESFSQFFCPNSNVLQSDDHVVSPGSLEKLEYEIIELLKSRRGFPISIASLPMMYYEKYGRTLQAEGYLTESQRHGKAGYSLTKLLARLKNSIRLIDRPHGQHSVILAEDIPKYLEYTGEKTEPGGIIAGSRQIYLTFPAESNFTEQDVSNYFNKYGPVQDVRIPCQQKRMFGFVTFLYADTVRHILSKGNPHFVCGARVLVKPYREKSRLVDRKFSDKMQHSPCYNSHYIDADAELHSMPRVCDSSRLLRKQFIEEHEQAFECERRRRSEMHLAAKPLSHHHLYYGYSMDEFNHPEAHAEQAEFASAKEFNILLDAWNNGSTSEDKIRHINTNYIDHQDSQGIILPESPFASAISTVI; encoded by the exons ATGGATTTTTCAGAGTCCACAAAAGTAGTGTACAATAGGATCCAGAAGCTAGAGCCTGAAAATGTCTCTAAGATAATTGGCTATCTTCTGTTGCAAGACAATGGGGAGCGTGACATGATCCGGCTGGCTTTCAGCCCCGATAATTTGATCCAGTCTTTGATTAATAAGGCGAAAACCGAGCTATGCAAACATGCAGTGTCGTCTCCAATCTCACCTTCTCAGGTGAACCAAGTGGCTGTCTCGGACCTGCCTTTGCAATTCACTCCCTACTCTCCGAGTTTAACAAGACCGATTTCATGTCCCACAACTCTTGGAGCAGCAAATCCATTTAGTAGGGAGGCCCAAGTGCCTGGTGATCAGCAACCACTGCAAGCTGTAGACTTTATTCCACCAGGGTACTCAGATTCAGCTGCTGAAGATTATTGCCTCCAGAGTCAACAAATGCAGTTTCTGCCAGACTTTTCAAGCAATTTCTGCTATCATGAACCTGCATTGGGCGTGAGGAGTCGAAGGTCTCCGAGCTTGCCTGAGTTTCCTCTTAAGGTTTGCCATTACTTCAGTAAGGGCTTTTGCAAGCATGGAAACAACTGCAGATACTTCCATGGCCACCCCATGCCAGAGAGCTTTTCACAGTTTTTCTGCCCAAATTCAAATGTGCTTCAAAGCGATGACCATGTCGTCTCTCCTGGCTCCCTTGAGAAGCTAGAGTATGAAATAATTGAGCTTCTGAAATCTCGAAGAGGGTTCCCAATATCTATTGCCTCTTTGCCAATGATGTATTATGAGAAATATGGGAGGACTCTTCAGGCCGAGGGGTACCTCACTGAGAGCCAGAGACATGGTAAGGCTGGCTATAGCCTCACAAAGCTTCTTGCTAGATTGAAAAACAGCATTCGTCTCATTGATCG GCCTCATGGACAGCACTCGGTTATATTGGCTGAAGATATTCCAAAATACTTGGAGTATACTGGCGAGAAAACTGAACCTGGTGGAATTATCGCTGGTTCTCGACAGATTTATCTCACTTTTCCAGCTGAGAGTAATTTCACTGAGCAAGATGTTTCTAACTATTTCAA CAAATATGGACCAGTTCAAGATGTGCGCATCCCATGCCAGCAGAAGAGGATGTTTGGGTTTGTCACCTTTCTTTATGCAGACACGGTGAGACATATTTTGTCAAAAGGGAATCCTCATTTTGTATGCGGGGCTCGAGTTCTGGTGAAACCTTACAGGGAAAAGTCTAGGCTTGTTGACAG GAAGTTTTCAGACAAGATGCAGCATTCTCCATGCTACAATTCACATTACATTGATGCGGATGCAGAGCTTCACTCAA TGCCAAGAGTTTGTGACAGTTCAAGATTGCTAAGAAAGCAATTCATAGAAGAGCATGAGCAGGCATTTGAGTGTGAGAGAAGACGTCGCTCAGAAATGCACTTAGCAGCCAAGCCCTTGTCCCATCATCATCTCTATTATGGCTACTCCATGGATGAATTCAATCATCCAGAAG CTCATGCAGAACAAGCTGAGTTCGCATCTGCGAAGGAATTTAACATTTTGCTGGATGCTTGGAATAATGGTTCCACCAGTGAGGACAAAATTCGACACATAAACACTAATTACATTGACCACCAGGATAG CCAAGGTATTATCCTCCCAGAGAGCCCATTCGCATCTGCAATATCAACAGTTATATAA